One Bosea sp. 685 DNA segment encodes these proteins:
- the tssH gene encoding type VI secretion system ATPase TssH encodes MSEISLEAITGKLNRLGYDAFIQALRGAKRSGNRNVEVAHWLLHLLQNDKSDIAITIDHYKLDRARMLAEIGAVVNGFKRNETEMPGVANQVTDLLDRGWHYATLFFGETQIRSGHVLVAALKSLDVRRALVDASKEFAKIPVDTLAGEHRTVWAQSDEESLQPMDGSGLRAAGTPGTDAAPGAKGSTALDRFSIDLTAKAASGTMDPITGRDDEIRQIIDVLMRRRQNNPILTGEAGVGKTAVVEGFAQRIASGDVPPPLRGVRLCSLDIGLMQAGASMKGEFEQRLRSVIDEVQSSPTPVILFIDEAHTLIGAGGAAGTGDAANLLKPALARGTLRTIAATTWAEYRLYFEKDPALTRRFQPVQIDEPDIARCCTMLRGILGPMEKHHGVRISDAAIVAAVSLSHRYIPARQLPDKAVSLLDTACARVAISQTTTPASIEDTRIAIAALDTEKTALETDRDIGTDASERLAEIAGETATLQEKLAKLEAEWASEKAIVDEIKALREKIAKTATDKAAAAKTAAAETAPATSTDAANDDAALAPAAAPIGEDAEAAPADAEADFAALKERNASLESLNPDERKIYAYVDEQAVAAIVSDWTGIPVGRMVKDEIETILNLAETLNKRVVGQAHGLAMIAKRIETNRAKLDNPNKPIGVFMLCGPSGVGKTETALALAEALYGGEQNIITINMSEFQEAHTVSTLKGAPPGYVGYGEGGRLTEAVRRKPYSVVLLDEVEKAHPDVHELFFQVFDKGQMEDGTGRRIDFKNTLIILTSNVGTEVIMDMARDPSAKPDAETLSAALRPSLLQVFPPALIGRIVTIPYYPLSPDMLGGIVRLQLDRIGKRIRENHNAAFSYGDEVVAHIVSRCNDPDSGGRMIDNIITNTLLPALSRAFLNKAIEKTEVKSAKVAIADGQFAYEVG; translated from the coding sequence ATGAGCGAGATCAGTCTGGAGGCCATTACCGGCAAGCTCAATCGCCTGGGCTACGACGCCTTCATCCAGGCGCTGCGCGGGGCCAAGCGCAGCGGCAACCGCAATGTCGAGGTGGCGCACTGGCTGCTGCATCTGCTCCAGAACGACAAATCCGACATCGCGATCACCATCGACCACTACAAGCTCGACCGCGCCCGGATGCTGGCCGAGATCGGCGCGGTCGTAAACGGCTTCAAGCGCAACGAGACCGAGATGCCCGGCGTCGCGAACCAGGTCACCGACCTGCTCGATCGCGGCTGGCACTATGCGACGCTGTTCTTCGGCGAGACCCAGATCCGCTCCGGCCATGTCCTGGTCGCGGCGCTGAAATCGCTCGATGTCCGCCGCGCCCTGGTCGATGCCTCCAAGGAATTCGCGAAAATCCCGGTCGACACGCTGGCCGGCGAGCACCGTACCGTCTGGGCCCAGTCGGACGAGGAATCGCTGCAGCCGATGGACGGCTCGGGCCTGCGCGCGGCCGGCACGCCCGGCACGGACGCTGCCCCCGGAGCCAAAGGTTCGACCGCACTCGACCGCTTCTCGATCGACCTCACCGCCAAGGCGGCATCGGGGACGATGGACCCGATCACCGGTCGCGACGACGAAATCCGCCAGATCATCGACGTGCTGATGCGCCGGCGCCAGAACAACCCGATCCTCACCGGCGAGGCCGGCGTCGGCAAGACCGCCGTGGTCGAGGGTTTTGCCCAGCGCATCGCATCCGGCGACGTGCCGCCGCCCCTGCGCGGCGTCAGATTGTGCTCGCTCGACATCGGCCTGATGCAGGCCGGCGCCTCGATGAAGGGCGAGTTCGAGCAGCGCCTGCGCTCGGTCATCGACGAAGTCCAATCCTCACCGACACCGGTGATCCTGTTCATCGACGAGGCGCATACGCTGATCGGCGCGGGCGGAGCCGCCGGCACGGGCGATGCCGCCAACCTGCTGAAGCCGGCTCTGGCGCGCGGCACCTTGCGCACCATCGCGGCGACGACCTGGGCCGAGTACCGGCTCTATTTCGAGAAGGACCCGGCGCTGACACGGCGCTTCCAGCCGGTTCAGATCGACGAGCCCGATATCGCCCGCTGCTGCACCATGCTGCGCGGTATTCTGGGGCCGATGGAGAAGCACCATGGCGTGCGCATCTCGGATGCGGCGATCGTCGCGGCGGTGAGCTTGTCGCATCGCTACATCCCGGCGCGGCAATTGCCCGACAAGGCGGTGAGCCTGCTCGACACGGCCTGCGCCCGCGTCGCGATCAGCCAGACGACGACGCCGGCCTCGATCGAGGATACGCGCATCGCTATCGCCGCGCTCGACACGGAAAAGACCGCATTGGAGACCGATCGCGATATCGGCACCGACGCCAGCGAGCGTCTCGCCGAGATCGCGGGCGAGACCGCGACGCTGCAGGAGAAGCTGGCGAAACTCGAAGCCGAATGGGCTTCCGAGAAGGCGATCGTCGACGAGATCAAGGCGCTGCGCGAGAAGATCGCCAAGACCGCGACCGACAAGGCCGCTGCAGCCAAGACAGCCGCTGCCGAGACCGCTCCCGCCACGAGCACGGACGCCGCCAATGACGACGCAGCCCTCGCCCCCGCCGCCGCACCGATCGGCGAGGATGCGGAAGCGGCTCCTGCCGATGCGGAAGCCGATTTCGCCGCGCTGAAGGAGAGGAACGCCTCGCTCGAATCCCTGAACCCCGACGAGCGCAAGATCTACGCCTATGTCGACGAGCAGGCTGTCGCCGCGATCGTCTCGGACTGGACCGGCATTCCGGTCGGCCGGATGGTCAAGGATGAGATCGAGACCATCCTCAATCTGGCCGAGACCTTGAACAAACGCGTCGTCGGCCAGGCCCATGGGCTGGCGATGATCGCCAAGCGCATCGAGACCAACCGCGCCAAGCTCGACAACCCCAACAAGCCGATCGGCGTGTTCATGCTCTGCGGGCCCTCAGGCGTCGGCAAGACCGAGACGGCGCTGGCGCTGGCGGAGGCGCTCTATGGCGGCGAGCAGAACATCATCACCATCAATATGAGCGAGTTCCAGGAGGCCCACACGGTCTCGACGCTGAAGGGCGCACCTCCCGGCTATGTCGGCTATGGCGAGGGCGGCCGCTTGACCGAGGCCGTGCGCCGCAAGCCCTATTCCGTCGTGCTGCTCGACGAAGTCGAGAAGGCGCATCCCGACGTGCACGAACTGTTCTTCCAGGTCTTCGACAAGGGTCAGATGGAGGACGGCACCGGCCGCCGGATCGATTTCAAGAATACGCTGATCATCCTGACCTCGAATGTCGGCACCGAGGTGATCATGGACATGGCGCGCGACCCGTCAGCCAAGCCCGATGCCGAGACGCTTTCGGCAGCGCTGCGCCCGTCGCTGCTGCAGGTCTTCCCGCCGGCCCTGATCGGCCGCATTGTCACGATCCCCTATTACCCGCTCTCGCCCGACATGCTGGGC